Sequence from the Amphiprion ocellaris isolate individual 3 ecotype Okinawa chromosome 1, ASM2253959v1, whole genome shotgun sequence genome:
cccttttgtcattgttttgtgaacATAATTACATGTTCCCAGTGTGTCTCCAGACCCACGGTTGTCATCCTCTggtttcttttcctctccatcaATCATATGAGCGTCAGAATGTCAAACCAATGAACATTGCTCTTGGCTGGTAAACAGATATGGCAGAGAATCATTGATGATCTCCAAATGAGTGGCTGCCTCACTGTCCGCCAGTTTTCGCCCCAGTGAATTACTTATATTTTTGATGGCAATATCCCCATAGCAATAAGAAAATCCTTAGTGTTGGCACATTATACAGCTAATGTGTTTGATGTTACCATTCGCTTTGATTGTACACCCACAAGTCAGAACTATGTGGAAAGTGAGAGGGTGAGGGAcatcagaaattattttaaaaaatgccaacacCTATTTGTACCAAGTAAACAAAGACTGGATGGGGGTtacagtgttttcatgttgcaAGTTTAGCTTCAGTACAACCTTAGACTTGCATAGCCAGTCATACTTCCATAGTGCTGTGTCAGCAATATAGAAtagtctggctgcacctcatatAATTCTGCTTTTGGAGGGAAACACTATCCATCTTTTTGGATTTAATTTGCAAGCACAGTGACCAAATGAACCAAGTAGGCCTGCATTATTGCTTGGTCCAAATCCTCAGCAAAACTTGCCATTTGTAGTGTGTAGGAGTAGTGTGTATGCTTGGAAgtggttgttgttgtgtccCATAGATACAGGGATTAGGAAATATACCACAAGCCTTACTTTGTATCAAAAtagataaaaactgaaatcatATGTTCTTGATTAGATAGTAAACAGGTATATTAAATTCACGATATACTACAGTTGGTAGGTTCTACTTACAGCATAGTTTACATGTACAATGTCTGCTAGTATATGACCATTATGTGTAGTATCTAGTTACAGCAAAATTAATTTGTGTGGTGTCTGGTTAGAGTGTAACTGTGTTTGTTTACCGTTTAATAAAGAACACATTATTTCTAGTTTATCTAATTCGATACAAAGAAGGGCTTTTATGCTGTATGAGAGTACCATAAAATAATGTGTCCAGTGtatattttactgcagtatgttGAAAGAAAACATGGTGGACGATGTGCATTTGATTGAACTACTTAGAACAATGTTGATCAGCTATCAAATACAATACTATCAAATGCAAGTACTCTGTTAAAATTAGGACATAACAAAATTATTAATATAGATTCCCAGTGAGTCCAACTGCAATAACATAGTTATAAATTGAACACCATAACTTTTCTTACTTTTGAATCTATGGACTGTGTCTATCTGCTTTTCTGCATCATAcctttacatgaaaaaaaatctgattgtgagacttctCAAAGTGGAAAAGGAGAGACAAATAGATAAGGATACAGGGAGATCAGTGACTAACTGAAAATCAACTGAAATCCAGCTTCAGCGGTAAATAAGGGGTAGTGAATGTGCCATAGTACCACTATTCAGAACTGCAGTGGCTCTCCTTCTAACATGATGCCACAGATGGTGCCCTGAAATGCACAGGTGCTTTAAACTTTGTCACCGCAGTTATCAAGAGAATCAGAATTTCTGTAAAAGCTCAGTATGACCGTAACTCTTATAAACAGTATCCGACTatacaaaatatgcaaaaatactggctgacaaaatgagtttctaaagaagagaGTGAAAACTGTGACCAGACGACACATATCAACAGACTTGAATCTAACAGAGCTAGTTGGGGGTGTttgaaagagaaagacagagcgACATAGTCCCaccagtaaagaaaaaaaaagaaaatattggaatCGCTGGAATGAAAAGTGTACTAACTTGTGTTGCATACAATGTTCCTACTGTGGAGCATGTATTTTTAACACAGTATATCTatactgatttttaattttacataggAGCTACTCTTCAACTCAGAAGTAATGCAATTACTGTAAGGTGCtacagttttgaatcatttaacatttaaatgatattgcacagggcTGTACttacttctgttgtatactgtatatttctTCTCTAAGCCCCTTCCTACtcagctgtcaatcaaacaCTCAGATCCTTGGAGAGTCAGAGGACCTGGGTTGCCTTTTAGAATTAAAATCACTGTAGTAGATTCAAATGCAAATCTTACTGAATTCCTTGACAACAAAAAGCCCATACGTCTATGATTTTGGATAATCACACATAATACAATAATGATCATCATAATGAGatgtttttaatgtcaaatatcTTTCTCTACCTAGGTTACTGTCAAGGAGATGGATACAGAGTGGGCTTTGGACCCTGCCGAGGAACCGTCCTCCCTGCTCTGTCAAACTGAAACGTactgtttttactgatttatgtaGGCATTTTTGTCGAGATGAAGACCCAGACtcacacagctgcagctttgaAGACTACAACAAACTTTGCTCACGCACATCCCCACACCCCTCACTCACATCGCTCTCTTAATGCTACCAGTGTCAATTAATAATTGATGAGCTTTTTTCTGATTCAGTCAATGTAGTCTCAGAGCTTTGTAGAGTTGTAAAGTGACCTTGTTACTGAAATCCTCTGAAATATTCATCCAGCAGAGGGATTCTCCCATATCATGACACAGTGTTACTGCCCTGCCAAGATCAGTGTTATTGATGACTTCATGGACTGGCTCCCAATTTATAAAGACATCAGCCATTTTAATTTCAATGtgtttatgtattgttttaatcACAGTTGCATTCGGAATGTATTCCTAAATCTTCTTAGTAAGAGTGACATGTTCTTTTAGGTTTGGTGATTTTTACTTAGTGTCAAAGGTACTCTTTGCACATCTGTTTCATGAGGCAGGTGTGCAGGAGAGgaaatgcatatttaaaaatttCAACCAGACTTCCACACAGTCTCACtcacaaaaatacatatatttctgCAACGTTTTGGTGTtgcagaaatataaaacatagcTCCTCACCTCTCCACCTAACATGGCATAATCTCTCCAGCTGATATTGGCATCCCTCCAGTCCATCGATGCTTGCCTGCAGGTGCTGGAGAACTTCAACAAAGACCCCATCACTCGCATTCAGCCAGCATCTCTGCACTGCTTAACCCTGTACCTCTCTGCCTCAATTCTCTGTGGCCTCCACCACGCTGGTTTCCTTGCTAGGCCATCCTAATATCCCACAGGCTTTCAATGTATTGCTTACACTTTAATTCAAAAGGTAGAGATAACATCAATCAGTGTGTTTCTGGCCTCTGTCGAATGTTGCAAAAACAGTGGCCACTTACATTTCTGACCCCTGTTTATGCAGACATGTGTCCATTGGTAAGTTCCTGGTTGTCTTCAGCATCTACAGGGGCATTCTTCATGTGTCCATCTGGTGTCACagctctgttgttgtttcaaGTCCATTCAAAGTGTTTCAATAGAACAattattctgatgttttttgttttttaaaaatctaaatatacagAATGTGTATATTAGAGGATATCCACATTAAGCAGATAAGTCTAAAATTGACCTTTCTAGCAATACACTAATACCTAAACACTGCTTGAATTCATCCACCAGCTATTCCCACTTTATCCTGCAGAGGACTGCAGGGTGTTGGAGTCTGTCCCTCACAGGGCTCACACAAGAACACAACCAAACATGCATGCTCAAACTCccccaatttagaatcaccagtcaacctaccatgcatgtctttggcTTGTGGGAGAAAGCTAGAGACATAGAGAAAGCCCACATAGGCAGAGCAACAACATGTAACAAACTCCATACAAAAGCCCAAGCTGACCAAAAGTTCAAAACCAGAGATTACCcgaaatgaaataaatcaataaaattacattgacttgaaaatggcttttctATGTATAACagtaacacatttatttattaataaacacCTCAGACATAAATGCCAGAGAGACATGAGCAAGAGTCACAAAGTAAGATGCATACTGAATGCTTTAAATGTTGCCCTGTGCCCTAATAAGGTTGCTCAACAAAAGAGGCAAGTCCTTTTCACAGAAAAAGAGATGAAGAACACAGGATACTGCCAGCAAATAGCCAGGGTTAAAGGCAAGAGAGAAACAGGACACAATTTAATTGTAAAGTCAAATGAGATCACTGTTTTACATTCTCACAATGTACAGTCACCAGCATTATcatactgtatgtatcttgAACTTGACCTTCAATGCCCTGTGGATGTTTGAATGTGCACAATATGCCCTTGACTATTAgaagatttacatttttgtaccaTTTAGCTTAGAAGAAGAAGGCAGTTGATGAAAAAAGCCTCATGGTTTGCAAATTGTTCCTCATGGATAAGTACTGAATAAAATTTCCATCGTCTTTCTGTGACAGAATCACATGTTCTAAACAGGTGAGTTTGCTTTGTGGTGGTTCTTTATACTTTAATAAATTTAGCACTTGCATATGTACATCTAAATTTGACCACaatatgcagaaaaatgtttaaatgcatatttttctcttcatttctgCCCTCTGATGTCATGAGGCTGCTGCCTGATGATGACAGGTTTGCCCCTTGCAAAATTTACTGCCACACAGGAGCAAATCTGTTTTATATTCTTTCTTTGCAATCTTCCAGAGCAAATTTTTAATGTGCAGTTTACATTCATAGTATTTGCCAGCAGCCATCGTCCACTGCCTTTATTAACCACCACTGATCAGCAGAGTCATTTCTTACCACAGTTTGCCACAgctagttttgttgtttgtcaacACTAAACTTCTGGAAGGCATACGCAAATTAAATCCAGGCAGAAACTATACATGGACACACAAGTTCAATGAATAGGAGAGTTGTGAAGGTGACATCCAAGAAGGGCTCCTATGTTAACATGTAACTTGacctttaaagatgtttttgactGAAAGAGcatttattttgagaaaaaatATCCCctaatacagaaaatataatgGATTTCCATTTTCAATTCTTTATAATCTTTTGAATGCTTTCAAACTCTATTGTGCTTAATAATTTGGAACTCTGCATTTTgagatatttaaaaacaaatactgttGTCATCATCTAAAGTTTTGTTTAAGAAAATCCTGATTACAATATAATAGTTGAGGAGTAAAAAAATTGGACCGACTGTCATTTGTATTTACTGTTtaggaaaaatgaacaaaaacagcataTGCATAATAACTTGGAACACAGTGTAAATAGGTCAAATTAAATAAAGGTTGATTATATGTGAACTGCCAGTAAACATAGACATTTATAGACATTCTTGATGAATTTCAAGCTTTAGAATAGAGAGTTGCTCAagctaaaaatacacagagaacaaaaatagcagagaaaagACAGGAGAGCCAGAATGTCATTCTGTCCTATCTGATGGATGTTCCTCACTGTTGTACTAGACTGTGTCAGGTGCTTTGCCTCATACAGCTTAATTAACAGTTATTTCATAACCTCCCCATAGTTATGTCAGTAAAAAGCTGTCTTCCAAACTGACCCCTGTGACCACCTTTACTGTTTTCAAGATATCCGAGATcccaggaaaataaaaactatcgGTTACTTGCATAATCCCAGTTCTCAGGGTAGCATGAGTGAGATGTCTCACTATGTAATAGGCCCCCTGCCTATGCCTCAGAGGCATTTATCTCATTACCCCAATCCAGACTGGCTGGTGATCACCACCTGCCCTTAAGTAGGCTGTGCTACCATGCAGCACCACTCAAATAAGCACCTCTTCTCACTTTGCCAAGCAAGAAGGGCTGTCTGGTGAGACATCGCACTCATGCTACTGTGAGAACCAGGGTTACGTAAGTAAGTTATTGTTCTCATTCCTAGCATTCGTTTCGATGTCTCACTATATGATATGGAAACTCCCGTATTGCCAGACACGTTTATCTCAGATCAACCACCAGCACTCAAGGAACGGCCCTCTGCTCTAAGGGGGCCCAGTACTGCAAGAGCCAGGCTCAGAGCAGAGACGTCCAGCTTATAAAAGAGGACAAAAGTGAGAGGTGAAGACCAGCTTGCTGCTTCACAAATCTCCTGAACTGAGACCTCTTTACGCAGGGCCCAGGATGCAGTCAGGCCACATGTAGAATGAGTCTGCAGGGGCCTACAGGACCTGGGATGTGGAAGAGAAGCGGTGGGGCTGGTGAATAGGAACAGACAGCACCAGCAGTGGTGGGAAGAGGGGagacctcttcttcttcctggcTTGCTGACTGGCGGTCTGCGTGGTCTGTACCGGCAGAGCTGCTGTCATCGCGGGAGGCATTTCTGGACCAGCCAGTCTTCACCTCCAGTCTGGGTGAAGCACTAGGGGCAGGATGGGCTTTAGGCTGTTTCAGGATTTTGAACTGAGACAATGGAGATCATGTCGTAGCCTGTGCAAAAGTCTGTTGTGGGGCTGGGGCAGGTGTGGGCTTGGCTTAGCGAGGGAGACAGAGCTGGAGAGCGTTGTCCTCCTTTTTTGCCTCATAACGCTGCTGCATTGAGGTGAGAGCAGAGCCAAAAATGCCATGGTATGAATGGCATGTTCAAAAtgtcctccttctctctgtaAGGTAGGTTGGTCAGGTTGAGCCACCTGGCTCTTTCCTGCAACACCATCATTCCCAGAGATGTACCTGCTTGGACCACACAGCGCTGTGCGTGGAGGCAGATGTCCATTATCACGGTTTTCTTATCCCACATCGCTGGGTCAGGCTTGGTCATCATATCCTCACATAGCTCCGCTTACTATGCTGTGAACATGGAGAAGATGTTCAGCGCCCTGACAGTCAGCGCTGCTGCCCTGTAAGCTCACTCCGTCATGGTGGACTGGAAGCAGTTTGCTTTGGATGGCAGTGTAGGGTTCACGGCTCCACTGGGGGCATGCAGGATTTGGTGTTCTCCGTTATTACACCAAGGGATGTTCAGCTGAACATCCATGCTGGTGGAGAGGAAAGTGGGCGTGCCTCCCTCCTTGTCCGAGGGCAGCCACAGCGCCTGGTATGGCAAACTGAGTGCACAGGACGAGGACATCGTCCTCACGCTCATCCTCCTCAGATATGAGGAGTTCCAAGGTATCCTTGTCATCATCCTCATAATCCAACTCCAGTACATCTTCCATAAGCAAAGCTGGCGTGGCTGGTTGACTCTCCAGGCTATGGTGAAGGCTGGATGGTCGCAGGTGTGGCACTTAGCATTTGGCAACAGAGCATTAGCCAAGTTAGCTCCAATCTATGAACAGTTAAGCTAGCTAGCACATACAAAGTTGAGATTTGCTACacaaagaggaagagagaagagGAATTGGAGTGATGCTGCATGGTAGTGCAGGCTACTTAAGGGTAGGTGGCTCCACCTGATGCAGGTGTGGTGATCATCAGCCAATCAAGATTGGCGTAATGAGATAAACACAAGGGGCATATCCCATAGTGAGACATCGAAAAGAATGCTATGAATGAGAAGCAGAATTATTAAACTCTTCTGCATGGGGAGAAACACAGTGTGCTGTTTTTACATCCAAATGTTCATTTTTCCAAGGAATTTAAGATAAAGGGACTTAGCGTTGTACTACATAGTTCTGCTGTTTACTGTAAGCATAGGCACTTCATACCATGCAACTGGCAATTATTTCAAAAAAGATAAATACTGTCAATGGAGATACACAAGTCAGGCACAGATGCAATTAGAAGCAACAAGAACATCAggcttttttaaaactaaaaactgaGACAACCAAAGCAAATAAGGCAGAATTAGGAATTAAGTAGTCTTGTCTGGGTGTTTTACAAACCTGAGCCATAACACTGCTAGCATTTGATGCCTGCCttatagttttgtttgtgtgcatttgtgtacattttgcTCAGCAATGGGAGAAGACATGCGGTGGCAGTACAACATAACCAGGCATAACTGCTACTGTAAAGGCTAAATGCCTACAGACTGTCCGAGCAATATTGCTCACTGGGCATAGTCAGAGATCGCGTTTCAAGCAAATACCCATCAAAAGTATtcataaaacatacaaaatctgcatttgtgtcttGCAGTGAAATGAATACACAAAGGCCTCTCTGCATAATTAAAAGGACACTCCAGAGATTTGGTATTCTGCCTCCATAGGTTTAGGAGCTCCTAAAGTACAGAAGCCCATATCCTGCCTTAAACCCTCATGAGGATGAATCTTAAACTCCTGGGATTTTACGCTTCCCTTAATGTAATTTAGCAATGTCTTTTGATGTTTCCATCCTCCATGAAAAACACCAGTGGGTTCTGTGATAAAGTTGTCATCTCAAGGTTGTAGTCTCTCCCCAATCTTGACAAAACTCCTTCAGAGCCACAGAAAGCAGAAACTCAACAATGTGACTCCCCATAACTAGAAAATTGACACAtagtttttatattattttccaCATCCACACAAGTTGTAAATGCAAAGCCCGTTGATATTTCCTAGGTACCTTATAAGTTTTGTGACCTATGTCATTCTCTGCCAATTTGCAATTCCACAAAGCAAAGGGAAAGTGCAGTCAGTCAAGGCTGCTGTCCAGTTACTTTTACTGATTGTGTTTGTTCGGCCAACAGGAATGTATGGTTGCCACAGGGCTCGTGAAGACATCTCTAGGTACAAATAACCAAGTTTATGTGCTTTTTTGGGGGATTGTATCACCCCATCAATGGCTTTCTTGGCAGACAGAATCCCTTCTAAATAAAATATCTTCTGTCTCAAAGACTGGAACCCTTAAGTGCGTCAGCActttagaaaaactgaaattctCTAAACTTATGCTGAAGGAATTATACTTACGTTGATTTATAACTTTACTTGCTTGTCATTTACAGCCTGTGGAATGGAATGGATTGCACTACCACAATACAGAACCCATGAAGAACCTTCCTTTTTCTAGGTTGGAACATTGCTGGTCTTGTCATGGGTGGCTGCCCACATGTTAGTCATCTAAGAGCTGTTCCTCCCATGTGGAGGTAGGGATTGCACTGTATGGGTCCATTATGACCTTGGCACAGCGGATGATCATGGCCAACAGCAGCAGGCAGAGGAAGGCGATGTAGGCCAAAGTCAAGCCCTGGTCCACGTCCACAAAAGCTGGCTCTGCAGTG
This genomic interval carries:
- the LOC111581059 gene encoding cortexin domain-containing 1 protein-like — its product is MEAEGTAEPAFVDVDQGLTLAYIAFLCLLLLAMIIRCAKVIMDPYSAIPTSTWEEQLLDD